GCAACGACTTTATATTAATGCTGAAATTACTGACGACGAAAAAGATGTTGATTCTGTTTTTGTAAAAAATAATTCTTTTAATTTCTACAAAAGATTAGTATTTAATCCAGAGACAAATAAATATGAAAATAATTTTAGAACCGTAGATTTAAAAGTTAATTCACTCGAAGATGCTATTGGAACTGACTTTATTATAATTGCAAAAGAGAAGTCTGGCAAAACTTTTACAATTGGCTCTGGTGGTATTAAAAGATTGATTACAAAGGAAATTATAATTGAATCACCAGTCAACAGAGCAATAGTTAGTAGCACACCAACTTTTGTATGGAAAAAGTTTACTCCAGGATTCAATTTCAAATATACTGTTCAGGTTTATACAGATGAAGTAGCCCCAATTTTAGTTTGGGAGAAAAAAAATATATCTAAAGATGCAGTTGAAACAACTTGCGATGTAGCTCTTTCACCAGGAGATTATTACTGGGTTGTAATATGCACAGATGATTTTGAAAATAGTTCTATTTCTAAACCAGGTACTTTTACAGTAAAATAAAAGAAGAGCTATGAAATTTATTCCAGAAAATATTAATTACATAAAAAATCTATCGAAGGAAGAATTCGAAGCATTACTTGAATTCAGCCAGATGCTGAATTCGTCAAACTATCAGGAATCATTCATTGAAGATGTAATGGATATTGTAATAAAGATTGTTAATGCAGAGCGTGGTCTATTTGTAAAGTATGATGAATCAACAGATAGCTTTTCAATAATTAGTGCAAGAAAGATATCGAATGAAAGCATAACAGACTTAAATCAATTTTCATCTGGAATACTTCAAAAAGTTATTAAAGAAAAAAAGCCACTTTTGTATCACGATGTTATGGGAGATCCAAATTTATCACAATTTCAGAGTGTTCAGATTCATAGAATAAAATCTGTAATTGGAGTTCCAATTATTAGAGATGATAAAGTATGGGGAGTAATAATTGCAGATAGTACAATGGATCGACGTGAATTCACAGAAGAAAATCTGATCTTTTTGAATTTCTTCTCAAATCTTGTTTCACTTACTTTAGATAGAATAATTAAACTCGAAGAACTGGAAAAAGAGAATAGAATTCTTATAAATAAACTTCAGGCTACCGAACCAATTCCAGAGATGATAGGCAACAGTGTTGCTGTTCAAAATCTTACAAAACTAATTCACAAAGTTGCACAAACAGATGCTACAGTTTTAATAATGGGAGAAAGTGGAACTGGTAAAGAAGTAGCCGCTCGTGCAATTCATCAATTGAGTAAAAGAAGAGATAAACCATTTCTTGCTCAATTTTGTGGTTCGATACCAGATAGTCTTCTTGAAAGTGAATTGTTTGGTTATAAAAAAGGAGCGTTTACAGGAGCTACTTCAGATAAACAGGGCTTGCTCGAAGCAGCTGATGGTGGAACATTTTTTCTTGATGAGATTGCCGATATTTCAAGTGCTCTTCAGGCAAAACTTTTAAGAGTTCTTGAGAATAGAGAAATAATTCGACTTGGTGATACAAAGGTTAAAAAAGTTGATGTTAGAATTATCGCAGCAACTAATAAAGATTTACATGCACTTACAAAGGAAGGACAATTTAGAGAAGATCTTTTTTATAGATTAAATGTCTTCCCTATTAAAATGCCACCATTGCGAGAAAGACGAGAAGATATTCCTTTACTTGCAAGTTATTTTGTTAAGAAAATTGCTAAGAAAGATATTTCAATTGATTCATCAGCAATTAAAAAATTAGAAAGTTATTACTGGCCTGGCAATATTCGTCAATTAATTAATGTGGTTCAACGAGCACTAATTCTTTGTGATTCAGATAAAATTTCTGCCGAGCATATTATTCTTGAAGATAATCAGGATCTAATGAATTTTAAGGGAACATTAAAAGAATTTGAAATGCTGCTACTTAAAAAACGTCTCGAAGAATTTAATGGTAATAGAACTCTCACAGCAAAATCACTTGATGTTTCTGTAAGATGGATTCAGCTAAAACTTAAAGAAATGGGCGAACAATAATAATGGTAGGCTCAACAGAAATATTGTTTGAAAAGTTTGAAATTATTGATGTCCTTAAGAAAGATGACCATGCTGCAGTATATCTTGCAAATCATATTTATCTGAGTAAAAAAATAATTTTAAAAGTATTAAACACAGAAAAAATTTCTGATCAGGCATTAATCGAAAGATTTAAGAGAGAAGCAAAATTACTTGCAAAACTTGATCATCCAAATATTATTAAAGTACTCGATTTTGGAACGAGTAAAGAATTTTTTTATATATCATTTGAATACATTGAAGGAGAAAGTTTAAGAAATTTACTGAAGCATAAAGAACTCACATACGAAGAAAAGAAATCGTTAACCATTCAACTTTTTAAAGCTCTTCACTTTGCTCATTCAAATCAAATAATTCATAGAGACATAAAGCCCGAAAATATTTTTGTTGATAAAAATATGAATCTCAAACTTGGTGATTTTGGACTTGCACTCTCAGCCGAAGATAATTTTGTTACCAGTCCATATTCAATTGTTGGAACACCAAGTTATATGTCGCCCGAACAAGTTGCAGGTGCAAAATTAAATAATCAGAGCGATTTGTTTTCTGCTGGAGTTGTAGTATATGAAATGTTCACAGGAAAAAATCCTTTTCTTAAAGAGAATGTTACTCTCACATTAAATGAAATAATGTCGTATAATGAAAATGCTATTGTTGAAGAAATTTCAAATGTACCTGATGAAATAAAAAATATCATAACTCGATTGCTAAAGAAAAAACCAGCTCAAAGATATAACTCAGCTCTCGAAGTATTAAATGAATTGAATGTTCAAGCAGAACAATTAACAGTTTCAATAATTTCAGAATCGAAAAAAGAAAGTAAAAAGAATTTACTGGTTTTATCAGCATCAGTATTGGTAGTAATATTTATTGGTTTATTACTTTTTATTAACAAACTTCAACCAGATAAAATTTCGCCCGAGAAAAAACAATTGAATCAATTAACAGATAAATTAAATAAAGAGAAAATGGAATCTTCTGGCATTCAAACCGAGAAGATAGAATCGGGTTCAGGCGTCGATAAGCTGGATTTAAAATCAGATCAAACAACAAATAAAGAATCTGAAAATTCTCCTTTACCTGCAATTAAATATGGTGGTTTGTTTGTAGAGTGCTATCCCTGGGCAGATGTTTATGTGGATGGCGAAAAACTTGAAACAACACCAATGAATAAACCATTAATGCTTGTTGAAGGAGAACATACAATAAAATTGGTTCATCCCGATTATCCAGTTTATACGAAGTTAATTAGAATTAATCATTCGCAGGTTACAAATTTAAGAGTTTCGCTTGAATCGTTGATGGGTTACATAAATTGTAAGGTTAATCCATGGGGTGATGTCTATGTAAATGGTGATTATAAAGGACAAACACCATTAAAAGATTTAATTAAAGTTTTCCCGGGTTTTGTAAGATTGACAATAAAAAATCCCAATTATAAAGAAATTGATACAAGTCTTTATGTTCAACCGGGAGATACAATTTTGCTAAAGTTTTTATTGAAAAATAGATAGTGGTATAAAACTTGTGCTAAACAATTGAAAAGGTGAATGATATGAAGAATAATATATTAATAATAATGTTTTTATTAACCATGCCATTAATTGCTCAGAACTATGAATGGCAGGTTCTTGTAGGATGGGATATGGAATATCCAGTATCAGGTGGACAGGTTGTATATGATTCAACAAGTAGTAAATTTTATGTTCTGGGTGGTGAAGATGCATCTAAAGAAGTTGTTGATTGGATTCAAGAATATAATATACTTGATGGCAAGTGGAAAATAGTTGGAAAAATGATGCAACCAAGATACTTGTTCGTAGCAAATATGTGGAAATCTCAAATACTTTATTTTGGTGGTGTAAGTGAGCTCTCAGAAAATAAAAATGTTATGGAAACATGGAACTTGAAAACAATTCCATCTGAACCAGTTGTTTTTGATACTCAAGATAATTTTGCAAGAGCATTTTCTACAGGATATATAAAGAATAATTTGCTTTATATAATTGGTGGTGAACCAATTCCAAGTGGTCCAAGTGAACTTCCATATATTGTAGGATATGATTTAAATAACAAATCAATTAGTTTTACTTATGGTACAACAAGTCAAAATCAACCTAAACAACAAATGTCAATTCTGCTTAATAATAATATTTATATTTTTGGTGGTATACTAAATGGAGCTCTCTCTTCGATAAGTAAATTTGATATAAGTAAAAATGTATTTGAAGTTTTATCACAAAAACTTCTTACTCCAAGAGCAGGTGGTGTGGCGATTTATAATCCGATATTAAAAAGAGGATTTATTATTGGAGGCTTTAACGAAACCGACAAAGCTCTAAACTCTGTTGAAGCAATCGATTTTTTAAGTGATGGGAAAGTACTAATTTATCCATTTGCTTCGCTTAAATATGCTCGCAGAAATCCTATGGCTATTAATTATGGAAATACAATTGTTGTATTTGGTGGTAGAGATGAAAATGGTAATATAGTCCCTTATCTCGAAAAACTTGTAACTCCAACTGGCATGAGTGATTTAAATGAAATACCAATTAATGATAATTTATTACAAAATTATCCGAATCCTTTTAATTTAAGTACAAAGATAATATTTGAATTATCACGGAATTCAAATGTTTCGCTTGATATTTTTTCGTTATTAGGTGAACATGTCTTAACATTAAAAAAAGGTTACTTCAACGCAGGCAGATATGAGGTTGATTGGAATGGTAAAGATAAATTTGGAAACATCGTTCCTGCAGGAGTTTACTTTGTGCAATTAAAAACTGATAGACTCATTCAAACAAGAAAAATGGTTCTTCTCAAATGATTAAAAAATTACTTTTCCTTCTTTTTTTTCTAAATTCATTTTTAATTTTTGCACAGCATTCCGAATTTGAAAAAGTTAAAAGTCTCTATAATTCTTTTGACTATGAAAATGTAATTAAATTTTCGAGTCCATTAATAAGTGATAAATCTCTTCCAGATTCTTTACTAATTGAAGTATATTTAATGCGTGCAGTCTCTTTTTATTCTTTGGGAAACGAAGATTCAACAAAAGAAAATTTTAAAGGTATATTAAAAATCAATAACAACTACGAAGCCGATCCTTCTAAAATTTCTCCCAAACTTATTTCACTTTTTAATAAGGTGAAACTGGAATTTCATGAATCACTAAAACCAGAAACCGCTTTAACCGATAGTCTACAAAATTATTCGATAAAGAAATCATTTGATTACTCACTTTTTAGAAATTCTTTAATAAGAAATATAATTCTTCCTGGTACTGGACAATTTTTTAGTGGCATAAAAACAAAAGGATCTATTCTTACTGCATTATCTATTATTAATCTTGCAGGAATTGGTTATTTTATAAACGATACAAACAAAAAAGAAAAAGATTATTTAAATGAGTTAGATCCCCAGCTTATTCAACATAAATATGATATATATAATAAGTCTTATAAAACAAGAAATATTTTATTTGCTTCATATATCGTTATCTGGATTTATAGTCAACTCGATTTACTTTTCTTTAATAGTAATGACATATTTATGAGCGAAGACATTAATGCAGAATTTAATTCATCGATTAAAATTAATGAGATAAATCTTAGCTTAAAAATTCCATTTTAAACAGGCTTCAACACCAATTTTATAATGAATAAATTTCGTTGTGTGCGAAAAAAATTCGCAATAAAAATTTTATAGACTAACTGAATGTTATTAAAAAAACGAAAAAGATTAATTTTTTGTTCTGGCATTTTAATTGCACAATGACATAACACACACAAACAAGCTCCGTCCTTAAGAGGCGAAGGTAAAACAAGTTTCAAATCACCTTCGCCTTTTTTATTTCATATAATTAACAATAAATTTTCAAGTCTAAATGAATATTTATATATTTAATAAAAAAATTTTGGGAAATGGAATTTAAAGCAGAAAAACAAAAGGATGTCTCAATCATTCATGTATATCTAACCAGAGCTACATTAGCAAAAGCTGTAAAATTTAAAGAGTTTGCAACAGATATAATTAATGAAGGGATTAATAAAATTATAATAGACCTAACTCTTTGTGAATATATCGATTCAACATTTTTAGGAGCTCTTGTTTCTTTATTGAAAAAAGTAAATGCTTTAGGCGGCGATATAAGGTTAGTTTATAATAAAGAAGCTCCCTCTTTAATGTTTATGATTACAAGAATGGATAAAGTATTTAAGATTTTTTCTACACTCGACGAAGCATTAATTAGCTTTGGAATAACTCCACAAAAACCTAAGCTTGAGTGGAAATAATTTTATAGACTTTGTCGTTTTCTCTAACAAGTTCTTTACAGGGGAAAGTAATTTCGTTGCCTCTTTCGGCTTTTTGTAATTTGTCGTTTTCCTGCATCATTTCTTCAATTGTTAATTCTACAACTCCTGTTGTATTCCCGATTATATAAATAGAATCACCTACGTTTAATTCCCCTGCTTCTATTTTTACATATGCAATTTTATTTTTTTTATAGTAATTCAATACTTTGCCAACGTATACTTTTCTTGTTGTTGCTTTGCTACCATAAGCATCTGTAAAACCTTCCTCTCCAGGAGTACCAAAATAAAATCCAGGTGAAAAGCCTCTATTATAAACTTTTGATAACTCTTCGAAAAATTTAGATTTAATTTCAGATGTAAGTTTATTTTCATAATATAAGTCAATTGCATTTCGATAAACAGATACAACTTTATAAATATACTCTGGACTTCTTTTTCTTCCTTCTATCTTAAAGGCATCTATTTTTGCTTCAATCAGTCTGTCAATAAAATCAACAGTACATAAATCCTTGGGAGATAAAACATATCCATCTCCAATTATTAAACTGAATTTTTCATCTTTATCAACAATCTCATATTCTCTTCTGCAAGGTTGTAAGCATTCTCCTCTGTTTGCACTTTTATTAAATACTTCGTGACTCATAAAACATCTACCGCTAATTGCAACACACATAGCTCCATGCACAAAAGTTTCTATTTCAATATCAACTTTATTTTTTATTTCTATTATTTTATCTAAAGTACATTCTCTTGCAAGAACAATTCTTTTTGCACCAAGATTTTTATAAAACTTTGCCGCTTCAGAATTTGAAATTGAAGCCTGCGTACTAATGCAAAATGGCA
This is a stretch of genomic DNA from Rosettibacter firmus. It encodes these proteins:
- a CDS encoding sigma-54 interaction domain-containing protein codes for the protein MKFIPENINYIKNLSKEEFEALLEFSQMLNSSNYQESFIEDVMDIVIKIVNAERGLFVKYDESTDSFSIISARKISNESITDLNQFSSGILQKVIKEKKPLLYHDVMGDPNLSQFQSVQIHRIKSVIGVPIIRDDKVWGVIIADSTMDRREFTEENLIFLNFFSNLVSLTLDRIIKLEELEKENRILINKLQATEPIPEMIGNSVAVQNLTKLIHKVAQTDATVLIMGESGTGKEVAARAIHQLSKRRDKPFLAQFCGSIPDSLLESELFGYKKGAFTGATSDKQGLLEAADGGTFFLDEIADISSALQAKLLRVLENREIIRLGDTKVKKVDVRIIAATNKDLHALTKEGQFREDLFYRLNVFPIKMPPLRERREDIPLLASYFVKKIAKKDISIDSSAIKKLESYYWPGNIRQLINVVQRALILCDSDKISAEHIILEDNQDLMNFKGTLKEFEMLLLKKRLEEFNGNRTLTAKSLDVSVRWIQLKLKEMGEQ
- a CDS encoding serine/threonine-protein kinase, with the protein product MVGSTEILFEKFEIIDVLKKDDHAAVYLANHIYLSKKIILKVLNTEKISDQALIERFKREAKLLAKLDHPNIIKVLDFGTSKEFFYISFEYIEGESLRNLLKHKELTYEEKKSLTIQLFKALHFAHSNQIIHRDIKPENIFVDKNMNLKLGDFGLALSAEDNFVTSPYSIVGTPSYMSPEQVAGAKLNNQSDLFSAGVVVYEMFTGKNPFLKENVTLTLNEIMSYNENAIVEEISNVPDEIKNIITRLLKKKPAQRYNSALEVLNELNVQAEQLTVSIISESKKESKKNLLVLSASVLVVIFIGLLLFINKLQPDKISPEKKQLNQLTDKLNKEKMESSGIQTEKIESGSGVDKLDLKSDQTTNKESENSPLPAIKYGGLFVECYPWADVYVDGEKLETTPMNKPLMLVEGEHTIKLVHPDYPVYTKLIRINHSQVTNLRVSLESLMGYINCKVNPWGDVYVNGDYKGQTPLKDLIKVFPGFVRLTIKNPNYKEIDTSLYVQPGDTILLKFLLKNR
- a CDS encoding T9SS type A sorting domain-containing protein, yielding MKNNILIIMFLLTMPLIAQNYEWQVLVGWDMEYPVSGGQVVYDSTSSKFYVLGGEDASKEVVDWIQEYNILDGKWKIVGKMMQPRYLFVANMWKSQILYFGGVSELSENKNVMETWNLKTIPSEPVVFDTQDNFARAFSTGYIKNNLLYIIGGEPIPSGPSELPYIVGYDLNNKSISFTYGTTSQNQPKQQMSILLNNNIYIFGGILNGALSSISKFDISKNVFEVLSQKLLTPRAGGVAIYNPILKRGFIIGGFNETDKALNSVEAIDFLSDGKVLIYPFASLKYARRNPMAINYGNTIVVFGGRDENGNIVPYLEKLVTPTGMSDLNEIPINDNLLQNYPNPFNLSTKIIFELSRNSNVSLDIFSLLGEHVLTLKKGYFNAGRYEVDWNGKDKFGNIVPAGVYFVQLKTDRLIQTRKMVLLK
- a CDS encoding STAS domain-containing protein, which gives rise to MEFKAEKQKDVSIIHVYLTRATLAKAVKFKEFATDIINEGINKIIIDLTLCEYIDSTFLGALVSLLKKVNALGGDIRLVYNKEAPSLMFMITRMDKVFKIFSTLDEALISFGITPQKPKLEWK
- a CDS encoding U32 family peptidase; protein product: MGIKYKNKPELLAPAGDWSMLNAAIKAGADAIYFGVESLNMRAMAKNFELKDLKEISNICKKNNIKAHLTLNSIIFEDELQELDRIISAAKDAGIDMIIGWDLSVLQKCKEYEMPFCISTQASISNSEAAKFYKNLGAKRIVLARECTLDKIIEIKNKVDIEIETFVHGAMCVAISGRCFMSHEVFNKSANRGECLQPCRREYEIVDKDEKFSLIIGDGYVLSPKDLCTVDFIDRLIEAKIDAFKIEGRKRSPEYIYKVVSVYRNAIDLYYENKLTSEIKSKFFEELSKVYNRGFSPGFYFGTPGEEGFTDAYGSKATTRKVYVGKVLNYYKKNKIAYVKIEAGELNVGDSIYIIGNTTGVVELTIEEMMQENDKLQKAERGNEITFPCKELVRENDKVYKIISTQA